A single Nocardioides bizhenqiangii DNA region contains:
- a CDS encoding dodecin, which translates to MSNRTYRVTEIVGTSPDGVDQAVQNGIERASKTLRHLDWFEVIGTRGQIKDGRVEHFQVTMKVGFRLEDD; encoded by the coding sequence ATGAGCAACCGCACCTATCGGGTCACCGAGATCGTCGGCACGTCACCCGACGGCGTCGACCAGGCAGTCCAGAACGGCATCGAGCGCGCCAGCAAGACGCTGCGTCATCTCGACTGGTTCGAGGTGATCGGGACCCGCGGTCAGATCAAGGACGGCCGGGTCGAGCACTTCCAGGTCACGATGAAGGTCGGCTTCCGTCTGGAAGAC
- a CDS encoding DUF3099 domain-containing protein, whose product MSDTPIRITTAGSGPDADLARRQRRYVISMSIRTVCFIGAAIAGMAGINWLWPILILAALVLPYVAVVNANAANSRTDALPLTDGGRSDRQLGSK is encoded by the coding sequence ATGTCCGACACCCCGATCCGGATCACCACTGCCGGATCCGGCCCCGACGCCGACCTCGCCCGGCGGCAGCGGCGCTACGTCATCTCGATGTCGATCCGGACGGTGTGCTTCATCGGCGCCGCGATCGCCGGGATGGCCGGGATCAACTGGTTGTGGCCGATCCTGATCCTGGCGGCGCTGGTGCTCCCCTACGTCGCCGTGGTCAACGCCAACGCCGCCAACTCGCGCACCGACGCGCTGCCGCTCACGGACGGCGGCCGCAGCGACCGGCAGCTGGGCTCGAAGTGA
- a CDS encoding acetone carboxylase, with the protein MSQAPASEPDYCSAKGCRADATWQLLWNNPRIHTPDRRKVWLACDQHRESLESFLGARGFLKDTVPHGA; encoded by the coding sequence GTGAGCCAGGCTCCCGCCAGCGAGCCCGACTACTGCTCCGCCAAGGGCTGCCGCGCCGACGCGACCTGGCAACTGCTCTGGAACAACCCGCGGATCCACACGCCGGACCGGCGCAAGGTGTGGCTCGCCTGCGACCAGCACAGGGAGTCGCTCGAATCGTTCCTCGGTGCCCGGGGCTTCCTCAAGGACACCGTGCCGCACGGCGCCTGA